In Lolium rigidum isolate FL_2022 chromosome 3, APGP_CSIRO_Lrig_0.1, whole genome shotgun sequence, the genomic window TGGTGGCCGCAGAAGAGATGTCACAGAGGTCAGCCATATTGGATGAGAGTGTTAAGGAGGAAATGGCCACCGTCGAGAACCTGTCGCAAGCCACAGTAACAGAGGACGTGGCCACCATCGAGAACCTGTCGCAAGCCACAGTAACAGAGGATGTGGCCACCGTCGAGAACCTGTCGCAAGCTACAGTAACAGACGACGAATGGGTAGTCAAGGAGAATGCTTTTACCAGTGACCTCCCGGCGGTGGTCGACACTGCCAGAGACTTCAGTGATCACATTGCGTCGCCGCTGTCTGCAGGAACGCGTGAAATCGCTACCAAGTCCATGTCCATCAACTCCATTACCAAATCTGTGGCAGTGAAGCGAGTGAAGGAAGTGAAGGAAGACAAGGAATGTGAAGCATTGGGTAGCCTTAGCCTAAGGAagcttaagatgaaggtcaaggaGAAGGTGTCAGTGGAACTGGAGAAGAAAGACAAGGAATGTAAAGCATTGGGTAGCCTTAGCCTAAGGAAGCTTAAGATGGAACTCAAGAAGAAGGTGGTAGTGGCACAGAAGAATGAGGTGCCACTGTTTATgtacagtagcagtggtggtGAGAAGAACACTTCCAAACCCGTAGGAGTGGAACGAGAGGAGGAAATGAAGGAAGGCAATGAATCCGAAGCATTGGCTTGCCTTAGCCAAAGGAAGCTTGCGACCAAGCTCAATGAGAAGGCGGCAGTGGCACAAGAGAATGGCGTGAAGGAAGGCAAAGAATCTAAGGCACTAGACGGGCTTAGCCTAAGGAAGCTCAAACTGAAGCTCAAGAAGACGCTGaatgctcagaaggtaatcagTGAATCGCACCCATCGATGTAATAAACTTAAGTGTATGCTTTATGGTTTTGAGTGCTAAGCTGCCAAACAAAAAAAACTTGATTTTGGTATGGATGTACACTCACATGACTTTGAGGTTGGTGAGTTTGGCCAGCTCCCCTGGAATTGATCCAGCAAGTTTGTTGTTGTTCAGACGCCTATAAGAAATCGCTTCAGTATTAGCTCGGGAAAAGTGGTTGGCATATAAAATATCAAAACCTACATCTTTTTACTGAATCTAATGCTTAACCATGTCAACAAGCAAAAGCAAATGACCTGTGGACTAAAGATGCCATGATATTGCACTGTAGATTGTTCAGAAGGGGGATTAGAGGAAATAGTTTGTAATACGTACATGAATCTTAGTGAGCTGAGCTTCGAAAGTGACTTGGGAATTCTTCCGGTGAGCTTGTTGGCATACAGGTCCAAGCTGATCAAGTTCTTGAGCTTGCCCAATTCTTTTGGGATCTCGCCACCGAGGTTGTTCCTGTATAGCTCCCTGCAAATGAAATTGCAATTGAGTAAATCACATGCCATTCTGTTCTGTTGGAATAACAGAAAAAGGAACGTAGAACTCATGATAGGGGCGGGGCACATACAGGTACTGGAGGTTGACAAGGCGGCTGATCTCAGGGCCAATGGAGCCAGAGACGTTGGAGTTGCCTAAATCCCTGTAGAAGGTTAGCACAAAGAGTGTCAGACAACACAATCATCCGATATAGAACGCCAAATTATATTGCACGTTATTAGTAGTATGATTATTCAGTTGGTTAGGGGGCAACAGACGAAACGATCCCTGGAACAAGAAGCAAGTGTAAGACCAAAGACAATCGATATCCTTGGCAGCACGCAAGGCAAACCATGCGACCATCATGATTTTCTATGCGTTCATCGGTATCTTAcgattttctttaaaaaaaaaatggTGCCATCGTCGATTTTTATGAACAAAGCAAAAGCAAACGTATTATCTGTAGGAGAACTAGCAGAAACACACAGTTGTTCGCTTCACATGAAAGAAAGAATGAAGAACACGGTCGTACTCTACTAGGAACGGTGGAGTCGGTATGGAAGCGAGAGGAGAAGGAGTACTTACAGGCGGACGACGCGGCTGGCGTGATCGCAGGTGACGTGGAACCAGGTGCAGGGGTTGACGAGGGTGGGATC contains:
- the LOC124702912 gene encoding leucine-rich repeat protein 2-like is translated as MAPRVPSLLVAAVLLLGLAAGVARASNEEGDALYALRMRLSDPNGVLQSWDPTLVNPCTWFHVTCDHASRVVRLDLGNSNVSGSIGPEISRLVNLQYLELYRNNLGGEIPKELGKLKNLISLDLYANKLTGRIPKSLSKLSSLRFMRLNNNKLAGSIPGELAKLTNLKVIDLSNNDLCGTIPVDGPFSTFPLRSFENNSRLNGPELQGLVPYDFGC